The following are encoded together in the Bacteroidales bacterium MB20-C3-3 genome:
- a CDS encoding tryptophanase — MNEIKFHTGENIPLELHKVRIVQKLHLIPVEERLEAINRSGFNTFKLNTREVFLDMLTDSGTNAMSDEQMSAMMRADDAYAGSQSFERLLEAVREVLGAGHFLPVHQGRAAENIICRVFLKNGSVVPTNYHFTTFQAHTLDKGGRIEELLYEDALKIESDNPFKGNMNIEKLSACIVENGPENVPFIRMEASTNLIGGQPFSLANLRAVRGVADRFDILLVLDASLIGENAYLIKRREAQWQGAQIGEIIREMTSLADIVYFSARKLSSSRGGGICTNRRDLYLQMETLIPLYEGFLTYGGISTREMEAMAVGLRETLDETAISQSPRFIEFLVDEFKKRGIPVVTPAGVLGCHIDAKAFCSHVPQSQYPAGALAAALFIASGVRGMERGTLSSVRDQNGNDILADIELLRLAVPRRVFTLSQLKYVVDRVQWLWENRHLIGGLTFSYEPAVLRFFMGELQPVGDWPQILAAKFRADFGESL, encoded by the coding sequence ATGAACGAAATTAAATTCCACACAGGCGAAAACATTCCCCTGGAACTTCACAAGGTAAGAATCGTCCAAAAGTTACATCTTATTCCGGTGGAGGAGCGGCTGGAGGCGATTAACAGATCGGGCTTTAACACATTCAAACTGAATACCCGCGAGGTCTTTCTGGACATGCTAACTGATAGCGGCACAAACGCAATGAGCGACGAACAGATGTCGGCAATGATGAGGGCCGATGATGCCTATGCGGGCTCTCAGAGTTTTGAGAGGCTGCTGGAGGCTGTGCGTGAGGTTCTAGGCGCCGGGCATTTTCTGCCTGTCCACCAGGGGCGTGCAGCGGAGAATATTATTTGCAGGGTTTTTCTCAAGAACGGAAGTGTTGTTCCCACAAACTACCACTTCACAACTTTTCAGGCGCACACGCTGGACAAAGGGGGGCGGATTGAGGAGCTGCTCTATGAAGATGCACTTAAGATAGAATCGGATAATCCCTTTAAAGGGAATATGAATATTGAGAAGCTCAGCGCCTGTATAGTTGAGAATGGCCCTGAGAATGTTCCCTTTATACGGATGGAGGCTTCAACAAACCTTATAGGGGGGCAGCCCTTTTCGCTCGCAAACCTGAGGGCAGTTAGGGGTGTAGCAGACAGATTCGACATCCTACTGGTGCTGGATGCCAGTCTGATAGGGGAGAATGCATACCTTATCAAGAGGCGGGAGGCCCAATGGCAGGGTGCTCAGATAGGGGAGATTATCAGGGAGATGACCTCGCTTGCTGATATTGTTTACTTCTCTGCCAGAAAACTGAGCTCGTCAAGGGGTGGTGGAATTTGTACAAACCGAAGGGATCTTTACTTGCAAATGGAGACCTTGATACCGCTCTACGAGGGTTTCCTGACATACGGAGGAATCTCTACCCGTGAGATGGAGGCAATGGCAGTGGGATTGCGTGAAACCCTTGACGAGACTGCAATTTCGCAAAGTCCCAGATTTATTGAGTTCCTTGTTGATGAGTTTAAAAAGCGAGGTATCCCTGTAGTAACTCCTGCCGGAGTCCTTGGCTGCCACATAGATGCAAAGGCATTTTGCTCTCATGTGCCCCAGAGCCAATATCCTGCCGGTGCACTTGCTGCCGCCCTCTTTATCGCCTCCGGAGTCCGCGGAATGGAGCGGGGAACCCTCTCATCAGTACGGGACCAAAATGGTAATGATATTCTTGCCGATATTGAGCTGCTCCGCTTAGCTGTGCCGAGGCGCGTCTTCACCCTCTCCCAGCTTAAATATGTAGTTGACCGTGTTCAGTGGTTGTGGGAAAACAGGCACCTGATTGGTGGCCTCACCTTCTCCTATGAACCCGCCGTTCTCCGCTTCTTTATGGGCGAACTCCAACCCGTAGGTGACTGGCCGCAAATCCTTGCCGCAAAATTCCGTGCGGACTTTGGGGAGAGTTTGTAG
- a CDS encoding Crp/Fnr family transcriptional regulator, which produces MANNCQFCEYKSPAEEKLSAEELKMLSPNCLTVKFKKGDVIIRQGTYSTNVAYLKKGLAKIHIDGPYHVQVVRIVKPRNYLGLPTTFGDKINQYSVTAIDECEVCFIDITVFRKMLETNPAFTNQIMIELCKSELESYQKCVNRTQKQTRGKLADVLLEFANVIFKNDEFTLNVTQEEIGNLVDASRESVSRVFTEFGKDGIIEMNGKSVKILDKNGLMTISKNG; this is translated from the coding sequence ATGGCGAACAACTGTCAGTTTTGCGAATACAAATCACCGGCGGAGGAGAAGTTGTCAGCAGAGGAGCTTAAGATGTTATCTCCAAATTGCCTGACCGTAAAATTTAAGAAAGGTGATGTGATTATAAGGCAGGGAACATACTCTACTAATGTTGCCTATCTTAAAAAGGGGCTGGCCAAGATTCATATTGACGGCCCATATCATGTTCAGGTGGTGAGGATTGTTAAGCCTAGAAATTACCTCGGCCTACCCACTACTTTTGGAGATAAGATAAACCAGTATTCGGTGACAGCGATTGATGAATGTGAGGTTTGTTTCATAGATATTACAGTATTCCGTAAGATGCTTGAGACTAATCCTGCATTTACCAATCAGATTATGATTGAGTTGTGCAAAAGCGAGCTCGAGTCATATCAGAAATGTGTGAACCGGACTCAGAAGCAGACCCGCGGTAAACTTGCCGATGTACTTCTGGAATTCGCAAATGTCATTTTTAAAAATGACGAATTTACACTTAATGTTACTCAGGAAGAGATTGGAAATCTTGTGGATGCCTCTCGTGAAAGTGTCTCCAGAGTATTCACTGAATTTGGAAAAGATGGGATTATTGAGATGAACGGCAAATCGGTGAAAATTCTGGACAAAAATGGCCTGATGACAATTAGCAAGAATGGATAA
- a CDS encoding DNA-3-methyladenine glycosylase, giving the protein MAKPGYLKYGEREVRHLSTVCPELGRVIDRLGFLERPVEPDLFTALASSIVSQQITGKVAETIWGRLVKAVELKLAAEPSKSVEPGKSAVSPEIFSLLSTEELRACGLSQRKAEYITGIASAAVEGTLDFKSLRSLDDADFIRELVKLRGVGEWTAEMMLIFSLERPDVLSWGDFAIKNGIKKLFGLETLSRMQFEEIRETFSPYNTVASLYLWEL; this is encoded by the coding sequence ATGGCTAAACCCGGATATCTCAAATATGGTGAACGGGAGGTTCGCCACCTCTCCACAGTCTGCCCTGAATTGGGTAGAGTCATTGACAGACTCGGCTTTCTTGAACGCCCCGTTGAACCTGACCTCTTTACCGCTCTCGCCTCCAGCATAGTCTCACAGCAGATAACAGGCAAGGTGGCGGAGACCATATGGGGCCGGCTTGTGAAAGCGGTTGAGTTAAAATTGGCGGCTGAGCCATCAAAATCAGTTGAACCAGGTAAGTCGGCTGTTTCTCCGGAAATCTTTTCGCTTCTCTCAACAGAAGAGCTCAGAGCCTGCGGACTCTCCCAGCGCAAGGCAGAATACATAACCGGCATAGCATCGGCAGCAGTTGAAGGCACCCTTGATTTTAAGAGCCTGCGTAGTTTAGACGATGCCGATTTTATCAGGGAGCTTGTTAAGCTACGAGGGGTGGGAGAGTGGACTGCCGAGATGATGCTCATCTTCTCTCTTGAGCGTCCCGATGTTCTCAGCTGGGGTGACTTTGCGATCAAAAATGGCATAAAGAAACTCTTTGGACTTGAGACACTTTCCCGCATGCAGTTTGAAGAGATTCGTGAGACATTCTCACCATACAATACCGTCGCTTCGCTCTATCTCTGGGAGCTGTGA